The following coding sequences lie in one Pseudoxanthomonas sp. SE1 genomic window:
- a CDS encoding serine hydrolase: protein MTLTMKAMLALLLLGLAPQAGAQVPAGFDARVEQAMHSRDVPGMAISIVKDGKIVHARGYGVRRLGSPTPVDADTIFPTGSTGKAVTAAALAILVDDGKLAWDDKVIDHLPDFRMHDAWVTREMTVADLLLHRSGLGLGAGDLLFIPRTSRSRTDIVHALRGIKPATSFRSGYAYDNILYIVAGELVTRVSGQPWEDFVRARIFKPLGMTTAVSDEKDRFATANRVQPHARLDSRLRGLGPQQVLPEREGLGQVGAPAGGLSWSAKDFARWMQVQLALGAVPGGDGARLYSEASARAMWTPQVPVPIRPFPAPISDITPQFSGYGYGWSVQDYRGVKVVQHGGAVFGVLAFVVLVPERNLGIALQINAEDVEVMRGLGYELLDHYLGFEARDWVDAFSTWNRERLAGGLEALAQAGSATAAASRPSLPLAGYAGDYADAWYGPVRIAEQAGALRIDFRQTPGMVGTLRHWQYDTFRAEWDDASIEPGYVTFALDAEGRVARITMKAASPLADFSYDYHDLLFEPAK, encoded by the coding sequence ATGACCCTAACCATGAAGGCGATGCTTGCCCTCCTGCTGCTGGGCCTCGCGCCGCAGGCAGGCGCGCAGGTGCCCGCCGGCTTCGACGCCCGCGTCGAGCAGGCCATGCATTCGCGCGATGTGCCGGGCATGGCCATCTCGATCGTGAAGGATGGAAAGATCGTGCACGCCCGGGGCTACGGCGTGCGCCGGCTGGGTAGTCCCACGCCGGTCGACGCGGACACGATCTTCCCCACCGGCTCCACCGGCAAGGCCGTCACCGCCGCGGCCCTGGCGATCCTGGTCGACGACGGCAAGCTCGCCTGGGACGACAAGGTGATCGACCACCTGCCGGATTTCCGCATGCATGACGCATGGGTCACCCGCGAGATGACAGTGGCCGACCTGCTGCTGCATCGCAGTGGGCTGGGGCTGGGTGCCGGCGATCTTCTGTTCATCCCCCGCACGTCGCGGAGCCGCACCGACATCGTGCACGCGCTGCGCGGCATCAAGCCAGCCACCAGCTTCCGCAGCGGCTATGCGTACGACAACATCCTGTACATCGTCGCGGGCGAACTGGTCACCCGGGTCAGCGGGCAGCCCTGGGAAGACTTCGTGCGTGCGCGCATCTTCAAGCCCCTGGGCATGACGACGGCGGTGAGCGACGAGAAAGACCGTTTCGCCACGGCCAATCGCGTGCAGCCGCATGCGCGCCTGGATTCGAGATTGCGCGGGCTGGGGCCGCAGCAGGTGTTGCCGGAACGCGAGGGGCTGGGGCAGGTGGGTGCGCCCGCGGGCGGGCTGTCGTGGAGTGCGAAGGATTTCGCGCGCTGGATGCAGGTGCAGCTGGCGCTCGGCGCAGTCCCCGGCGGGGACGGCGCGCGCCTGTACAGCGAAGCTTCCGCGCGCGCGATGTGGACGCCGCAGGTGCCCGTGCCGATCAGGCCGTTTCCCGCACCGATCAGCGACATCACGCCGCAGTTCTCCGGCTACGGCTATGGCTGGAGCGTGCAGGACTACCGCGGCGTGAAAGTCGTGCAGCACGGCGGCGCGGTGTTCGGCGTGCTCGCCTTCGTGGTGCTGGTGCCCGAGCGCAACCTGGGCATCGCGCTGCAGATCAACGCCGAGGACGTGGAGGTGATGCGTGGCCTCGGTTACGAACTGCTCGACCACTACCTGGGCTTCGAGGCGCGCGACTGGGTGGACGCGTTCTCCACCTGGAACCGCGAACGGCTGGCCGGCGGCCTGGAGGCACTGGCGCAGGCCGGCAGCGCCACCGCGGCGGCATCGCGCCCGTCGCTGCCGCTGGCCGGCTATGCCGGCGATTACGCGGACGCGTGGTATGGCCCGGTCCGCATCGCCGAGCAGGCCGGCGCGCTGCGCATCGACTTCCGGCAGACGCCCGGCATGGTGGGCACGCTGCGCCACTGGCAGTACGACACCTTCCGCGCCGAGTGGGATGACGCATCCATCGAACCGGGGTACGTGACGTTCGCGCTCGATGCCGAAGGCCGGGTGGCCCGCATCACGATGAAGGCCGCCTCGCCGCTGGCCGATTTCAGCTACGACTACCACGACCTGCTGTTCGAACCGGCGAAGTAG
- a CDS encoding DNA topoisomerase IB, which yields MGSLHYTTDAMPGLRRRRRGRGFTYLDARDRAVRDPATLARIRQLAIPPAYTDVWICADARGHLQATGRDARGRKQYRYHRAWQAERGARKYDRLIAFAEALPHLRRQVRADLALPGFPREKVVALVVALLGHTLLRVGNASYAKENGSYGLTTLRNVHAHFIAGGEVRFAFRGKGGKALLSRVSDARLVRLVRQCRQLPGQALFQYREHGRVQRITSGDVNDYLQTHLHGPYTAKDFRTLGATLFAFRALAALPAPAPEDASARAQVRRDVLRGAADLLGNTPRICEKNYVDPRVFSGWEDGRLRQAARGASGPRQWEAATIRYLRRATRKAS from the coding sequence ATGGGCAGCCTGCACTACACCACGGATGCGATGCCCGGCCTGCGCAGGCGCCGCCGCGGGCGTGGCTTCACGTATCTGGATGCGCGCGACCGCGCGGTTCGCGATCCCGCCACGCTTGCACGCATCCGCCAACTCGCCATTCCGCCCGCCTATACCGACGTATGGATCTGCGCCGATGCGCGCGGCCACCTGCAGGCCACCGGCCGTGACGCGCGCGGGCGCAAGCAGTACCGCTACCACCGCGCGTGGCAGGCCGAGCGCGGGGCACGCAAGTACGACCGCCTGATCGCCTTCGCCGAAGCCCTGCCGCACCTGCGCCGGCAGGTGCGTGCCGATCTCGCCCTGCCGGGCTTCCCTCGCGAGAAAGTGGTGGCGCTGGTCGTCGCCCTGCTCGGCCACACCCTGCTGCGGGTGGGCAACGCAAGCTATGCGAAGGAGAACGGTTCGTACGGCCTCACCACCCTGCGCAACGTGCACGCGCACTTCATCGCCGGGGGCGAAGTGCGTTTCGCCTTCCGTGGCAAGGGCGGCAAGGCACTGCTATCCCGCGTCAGCGATGCGCGACTGGTACGGCTGGTGCGCCAGTGCCGGCAACTGCCCGGCCAGGCGCTGTTCCAGTATCGCGAGCACGGCCGCGTGCAGCGCATCACCTCGGGCGATGTCAACGACTACCTGCAGACGCACCTGCATGGCCCGTACACCGCGAAGGATTTCCGCACATTGGGCGCCACGCTGTTCGCGTTCCGCGCACTGGCTGCGCTGCCAGCGCCGGCCCCGGAAGATGCATCGGCCCGCGCGCAGGTGCGGCGGGACGTGCTGCGCGGTGCCGCCGACTTGCTGGGCAATACACCGCGCATCTGCGAGAAGAACTACGTGGATCCGCGCGTGTTCAGCGGTTGGGAAGATGGCCGCCTGCGGCAGGCCGCCCGCGGCGCAAGCGGCCCGCGGCAATGGGAAGCCGCCACGATCCGCTACCTCCGCCGGGCCACGCGCAAGGCGTCGTGA
- a CDS encoding polyprenyl synthetase, whose amino-acid sequence MDIEALLSAALREAGYGQDAIGSAMPRILRILEAEDVRIEMGRNLSRKEREYVRLQLELGLSVREVVAGLKNR is encoded by the coding sequence ATGGACATCGAAGCCCTTCTGAGTGCCGCGCTGCGCGAGGCGGGTTACGGGCAGGACGCCATCGGCTCGGCGATGCCCAGGATCCTGCGCATCCTGGAGGCCGAGGACGTGCGCATCGAAATGGGGCGCAATCTATCGCGCAAAGAACGCGAGTACGTGCGCCTCCAGCTCGAACTGGGACTCAGCGTGCGGGAAGTGGTTGCCGGCTTGAAGAACAGATGA
- a CDS encoding LysR family transcriptional regulator, whose product MDRIDAMQAFVRVVETGSFTQAADTLQTSRTRVTQLVQQLETHLRVKLLHRTTRRVNATADGTAYYERVVRLLADLDDAETSLSAASASPRGRLRVDVPAPLATLIVVPALPVFHARYPDIQLDLGASDRKVDLIDENVDCVVRGGELTEPSLRARHVADLTLGVYAAPDYLARAGEPSHPQALEDGHHRIIGYRGSRTGAPLAYAMWRGDEQVRVHGRHVLSVDDGNTYLAAGIAGLGVLWLPQYMARAPLARGELVPLFEDWQLDPMPLYVAFPPSRHVSRKLRVFIDWIVELMAQHAPAIQPPR is encoded by the coding sequence ATGGACCGTATCGATGCGATGCAGGCCTTCGTCCGCGTGGTGGAAACCGGCAGCTTCACCCAGGCCGCCGACACGCTGCAGACCAGCAGGACGCGCGTGACCCAGCTCGTGCAGCAGTTGGAAACCCACCTGCGCGTGAAGCTGCTCCACCGCACCACGCGCAGGGTCAACGCCACTGCCGACGGGACCGCCTACTACGAGCGCGTCGTGCGCCTGCTGGCCGACCTGGACGATGCCGAGACCAGTCTGTCGGCAGCGTCCGCCTCGCCGCGCGGCCGCCTGCGCGTGGACGTGCCCGCGCCGTTGGCCACCCTGATCGTGGTGCCTGCCCTGCCCGTCTTCCACGCGCGGTATCCGGACATCCAGCTGGATCTGGGCGCCAGCGACCGCAAGGTGGACCTGATCGACGAGAACGTGGACTGCGTGGTGCGCGGCGGCGAACTCACCGAGCCGTCGCTGCGCGCGCGGCACGTCGCCGACCTGACGCTGGGGGTGTACGCCGCGCCGGACTATCTGGCGCGCGCGGGCGAGCCGTCGCATCCGCAGGCACTGGAAGACGGCCACCACCGCATCATCGGATATCGCGGTTCACGCACCGGCGCGCCGCTGGCGTATGCGATGTGGCGCGGCGACGAGCAGGTGCGCGTGCACGGCCGGCATGTGCTGTCGGTGGACGATGGCAATACCTACCTGGCCGCGGGCATCGCAGGCCTGGGCGTGTTGTGGCTGCCGCAGTACATGGCGCGCGCACCGCTGGCGCGCGGCGAACTGGTGCCGCTGTTCGAGGACTGGCAGCTCGACCCGATGCCGCTGTACGTGGCCTTCCCGCCAAGCCGCCACGTCAGCCGCAAGCTGCGGGTGTTCATCGACTGGATCGTGGAGCTGATGGCGCAGCATGCGCCGGCCATACAGCCGCCGCGTTGA
- a CDS encoding RidA family protein, translating into MSTRDAVFPAGRHELYATHRYSAAIRSDDLLFVSGQVGSRDDGSPAPDFEAQVRLAFANLEATLRAAGCGFDDIVDVTTFHTDPARQFDTVLAVKDEIFPQAPYPSWTAIGVTWLAGFDFEIKVIARIPR; encoded by the coding sequence ATGAGTACCCGTGATGCTGTGTTCCCCGCCGGCCGGCATGAGCTGTACGCCACCCACCGCTATTCCGCCGCGATCAGGTCGGATGACCTGCTGTTCGTGTCCGGTCAGGTCGGCAGCCGCGACGACGGTTCGCCCGCACCGGATTTCGAAGCCCAGGTCCGCCTGGCATTCGCCAATCTCGAAGCGACCCTGCGTGCCGCCGGATGCGGATTCGACGACATCGTCGACGTCACCACCTTCCATACCGATCCCGCACGCCAGTTCGACACGGTGCTGGCCGTGAAGGACGAAATCTTTCCGCAAGCACCCTATCCGAGCTGGACCGCCATCGGCGTCACCTGGCTCGCGGGCTTCGACTTCGAGATCAAGGTCATCGCGCGCATTCCGCGCTGA
- a CDS encoding hydrolase, translating to MTFRNGLASLLRPEDSVLVLIDHQPYQLANLNSHDPHMVVNNATALAKSAKAFGVPTILTSVVAERGGLIFPQITDVFPGQEVIDRTFINTWEDRKVVDAVKATGRKQLIIAGLWTEICVAMPVIQALGEGWDVTVITDASGAVSVEAHQVAIQRMIAAGANMMTWLALAAEWQRDWARTDHAAGLTEVLKQHAAGSGIAYLWEQQLLNTPVPRNAG from the coding sequence ATGACTTTTCGCAACGGTCTCGCGTCGCTGCTTCGTCCGGAAGACTCGGTCCTCGTTCTGATCGACCACCAGCCGTACCAGCTCGCCAACCTCAACAGCCACGACCCGCACATGGTGGTCAACAATGCCACCGCGCTGGCGAAATCCGCCAAGGCGTTCGGTGTGCCCACCATCCTGACCAGCGTCGTCGCCGAACGCGGCGGCCTCATCTTTCCGCAGATCACCGACGTGTTTCCGGGGCAGGAGGTGATCGACCGGACGTTCATCAACACCTGGGAAGACCGCAAGGTGGTGGACGCGGTCAAGGCGACGGGCCGCAAGCAACTGATCATCGCCGGCCTGTGGACCGAGATCTGCGTCGCCATGCCGGTGATCCAGGCACTGGGCGAAGGCTGGGATGTCACCGTCATCACCGATGCCTCCGGCGCGGTGTCGGTCGAGGCGCACCAGGTGGCCATCCAGCGCATGATCGCGGCCGGCGCGAACATGATGACCTGGCTTGCACTCGCGGCCGAGTGGCAGCGCGACTGGGCCCGGACCGACCACGCCGCCGGACTGACCGAGGTGCTCAAGCAGCATGCCGCAGGCAGCGGGATCGCGTACCTGTGGGAACAGCAACTGCTCAACACGCCGGTGCCGCGCAACGCAGGCTGA
- a CDS encoding LysR family transcriptional regulator, whose product MDIEDLRTFVEVADAGGVSPAARRLGVAKSIVSRRLGRVEAELGVQLLARTTRGAALTEAGATFREHAARACAEIDAARDTILPSGDLRGRLRIAAPLSFGPTHFAPVLAEMARRHPQLHVHTAYSDRFVDLVAEGFDCAIRVGYLQDSTLVARCVGPLYGRLVASPDYLDAHGAPEVPGDIAMHEALMQGTEAWQFMDGDEVITVHPRGRFKADNGTALIAAAVAGLGIAWLPDGLTRDYVASGALVPVMTRYPPPPAGIYVIRPPGPHPSLKVRALTELLIGCFEQAPHLADVDG is encoded by the coding sequence TTGGATATCGAAGACCTGCGGACATTCGTGGAAGTGGCCGATGCCGGCGGCGTTTCCCCCGCTGCGCGCCGGCTCGGCGTTGCCAAGTCCATCGTCAGTCGGCGGCTGGGCCGGGTCGAGGCCGAACTGGGCGTGCAACTGCTTGCACGCACCACGCGCGGCGCCGCGCTCACCGAGGCCGGCGCCACCTTCCGCGAGCACGCCGCCCGGGCCTGCGCCGAGATCGACGCGGCCCGGGACACCATCCTGCCCAGCGGTGACCTGCGTGGCCGCCTGCGCATTGCGGCGCCGCTGTCGTTCGGGCCGACCCACTTCGCTCCCGTGCTCGCGGAAATGGCGCGGCGCCACCCGCAGCTGCACGTGCATACCGCCTACAGCGATCGCTTCGTCGATCTTGTCGCGGAAGGGTTCGATTGCGCGATCCGCGTGGGCTACCTGCAGGATTCCACGCTGGTCGCACGCTGCGTGGGGCCGCTGTACGGAAGGCTCGTCGCCAGCCCGGACTATCTCGATGCGCATGGCGCCCCCGAGGTGCCGGGTGACATTGCCATGCATGAAGCGCTGATGCAGGGAACCGAAGCGTGGCAGTTCATGGACGGCGACGAGGTCATCACCGTGCACCCGCGCGGGCGCTTCAAGGCCGACAACGGCACCGCGCTGATCGCCGCCGCCGTCGCGGGGCTCGGCATCGCGTGGCTTCCCGATGGCCTCACCCGCGACTACGTGGCCTCCGGCGCGCTGGTGCCGGTCATGACCCGCTATCCGCCGCCGCCGGCCGGCATCTATGTCATCCGGCCGCCCGGCCCGCATCCCTCACTCAAGGTGCGGGCGCTCACCGAGTTGCTGATCGGATGTTTCGAACAGGCGCCGCACCTGGCGGATGTCGACGGTTGA
- a CDS encoding peptidoglycan DD-metalloendopeptidase family protein yields the protein MRFHLGRWSVIAMLACSALPAWAAQPRESFDLRVPVAPMARAMQGGQELVYELHLDNHARRDLRPVRVEVLDAADGRVLAAYEGAALEQRLDRSGVQWKAETFDAIPSGRRGVVFIELPLTGTLPGALRHRVGFADADADAEAEAEADAGIDTIEGGSTPVIAGKTPVLAPPLDGGPWVAVHDPRWARGHRRVGYAFNGALRTPGRHAADWVKLDASGRKAPPGNDLAARTYSHGQPVYAVADGVVSRVHDRSPERTRLSDGITGTEGNHVVLQLDNGYYAHYGHLRPGSATVTPGMRVRAGDRIAQVGFSGSASNPQLHFALTDGPDELASEGIAYTFARYRLLGTFDDVSRIGQGMWTPAGAQQEVRASMPAGMSVVRWPE from the coding sequence ATGCGGTTCCACCTTGGCCGTTGGTCCGTGATCGCGATGCTGGCCTGCAGTGCGCTTCCCGCGTGGGCAGCGCAACCCAGGGAGTCCTTCGATCTGCGCGTACCCGTGGCGCCCATGGCGCGCGCGATGCAGGGAGGCCAGGAACTGGTCTACGAACTGCACCTGGACAACCATGCCCGCCGCGATCTGCGGCCCGTGCGCGTTGAGGTGCTGGATGCGGCTGATGGGCGCGTGCTGGCCGCCTACGAAGGCGCGGCGCTGGAGCAGCGGCTGGACCGCTCGGGCGTGCAATGGAAGGCCGAGACCTTCGATGCGATCCCGTCGGGGCGGCGCGGCGTGGTGTTCATCGAACTGCCATTGACGGGCACGTTGCCCGGCGCCTTGCGCCATCGTGTCGGCTTTGCGGATGCGGATGCGGATGCCGAGGCCGAGGCCGAGGCCGATGCGGGCATCGACACGATCGAAGGCGGTTCGACACCGGTGATCGCCGGCAAGACCCCGGTGCTGGCGCCGCCGCTCGACGGCGGTCCTTGGGTCGCCGTCCATGATCCACGCTGGGCGCGCGGGCATCGCCGCGTGGGCTATGCCTTCAACGGTGCCCTGCGCACCCCGGGTCGCCATGCGGCCGACTGGGTGAAGCTGGATGCTTCCGGGCGCAAGGCACCGCCGGGCAACGATCTTGCCGCACGCACCTACAGCCATGGACAGCCTGTGTATGCCGTGGCCGATGGCGTGGTGAGCCGCGTGCACGATCGCTCGCCGGAGCGTACGCGGCTTTCGGACGGCATCACCGGCACCGAAGGCAACCATGTGGTCCTGCAGCTCGACAACGGCTACTACGCGCACTACGGCCACCTGCGCCCCGGCAGTGCGACGGTCACGCCGGGCATGCGCGTCAGGGCGGGCGACAGGATCGCGCAGGTCGGGTTCAGTGGCAGCGCCTCTAATCCGCAACTCCACTTCGCCCTCACCGACGGCCCGGATGAACTGGCCAGCGAAGGCATCGCGTACACGTTCGCGCGCTACCGCCTGCTGG